A single genomic interval of Patescibacteria group bacterium harbors:
- the recO gene encoding DNA repair protein RecO, translating to MIKTEAIILKSVDSNEVDRLLTIYSEKLGKINIFAKGVKRLESKLRYSIEVITYVQMILVEGKNFLILKDAVLIDQFLNIKKDLEKIKIAKKLADLINEAIVGEERDEDIWKLVLGTFKDLNCADSASIKTLADKFEKKLISLLGYNPEEMKEIENLY from the coding sequence ATGATAAAAACCGAGGCGATTATATTGAAATCAGTTGATTCCAATGAGGTTGACCGGCTTTTGACCATTTATAGCGAAAAATTGGGAAAGATTAATATTTTCGCCAAAGGCGTGAAAAGATTAGAAAGTAAATTAAGATACTCTATTGAAGTTATTACGTATGTGCAGATGATTCTTGTTGAAGGCAAGAATTTTTTAATTTTAAAAGACGCGGTTTTGATTGATCAATTTTTAAATATCAAAAAAGATTTGGAGAAAATAAAAATTGCCAAAAAACTGGCAGATTTAATCAATGAGGCGATTGTCGGAGAAGAAAGGGATGAAGATATCTGGAAATTGGTTTTGGGAACATTTAAGGATTTAAATTGCGCAGACTCTGCCTCCATTAAAACTTTGGCGGACAAGTTTGAAAAAAAGCTAATAAGTCTTTTAGGCTATAATCCTGAAGAGATGAAAGAAATAGAAAATTTGTACTAA
- a CDS encoding reverse transcriptase/maturase family protein, whose protein sequence is MENLFSSWREFKKGKSKRKDVLEFEFNLEDNIFQLYQELKNKTYKHSGYTSFRINDPKPRYIHKAKVRDRIIHHLISKHLNNIYDKIFIYDSYSCRINKGTHKAVNRLRTFSLKQSQNNKFNFYCLKCDIKKFFDSVDHDVLIKILKERIKDNDILRLIKEIIFSFNSETNKGIPLGNLTSQYFANIYLNKLDQFVKHKLKIKHYLRYTDDFVILDKNKDKLQKLINPINQFLNDQLNLCFYPDKIIIRKYSQGIDFLGYVTLPYYRVLRTKTKKRMFERINNKNIQSYLGVLSHCSGHKLKIKLLKNFKHDKNRGDYIEIS, encoded by the coding sequence TTGGAAAATTTGTTTTCGTCTTGGCGAGAATTCAAAAAAGGAAAATCAAAAAGAAAAGATGTTTTGGAATTTGAATTTAATTTGGAAGACAATATATTCCAATTATACCAAGAATTAAAGAATAAAACCTACAAACATTCCGGATACACTTCATTTCGTATTAATGATCCGAAACCACGTTATATCCACAAAGCCAAAGTCCGAGATAGAATTATTCATCATTTAATCTCAAAACATCTAAACAATATTTACGACAAAATATTTATTTATGACTCTTATTCCTGCCGAATCAATAAAGGAACACACAAAGCAGTTAATAGGTTAAGAACATTTTCATTAAAACAGAGCCAAAACAATAAATTTAATTTCTATTGTTTAAAGTGCGATATTAAGAAGTTTTTTGACAGCGTTGACCACGATGTCTTAATTAAAATTTTAAAGGAGAGAATAAAGGATAATGATATTTTACGGTTGATTAAAGAAATAATTTTTAGTTTTAATTCAGAAACAAATAAGGGCATTCCTCTCGGCAATCTTACAAGCCAGTATTTTGCCAATATTTATTTAAATAAGTTAGACCAATTTGTAAAACACAAATTAAAAATTAAACATTACCTCCGTTATACAGATGACTTCGTAATTTTAGACAAAAATAAGGATAAGCTACAGAAACTAATAAATCCAATAAACCAATTCTTAAATGATCAATTGAATTTATGCTTCTATCCTGATAAGATTATTATAAGGAAATATAGTCAGGGAATTGATTTTTTAGGATATGTAACTTTACCGTATTATAGAGTTTTACGCACCAAAACCAAGAAAAGAATGTTTGAAAGGATAAATAACAAAAACATTCAATCATATTTAGGAGTTTTGAGTCATTGTAGCGGGCACAAGTTAAAGATTAAATTATTAAAGAATTTTAAGCATGATAAAAACCGAGGCGATTATATTGAAATCAGTTGA
- the ileS gene encoding isoleucine--tRNA ligase, whose product MNIPEIEKKILEFWKENKIFEKSLAKKSPKGDFVFYDGPPFATGTPHYGHIVASLMKDMVPRYWTMRGYKVERKWGWDTHGLPIENIVEEELELKHKKDIEAIGVDRFNEIARSKVLKYVGEWKKVIERLGRWADMENAYHTMDPSFMESVWWVFKQLWDKKLIYEGYKSMHICPRCETTLSQHEVSDNYQDIEDISIIAKFELVDEPGTYILAWTTTPWTLPGNVALAIGKHINYVEVKSDDGKYILAEQNLDAIFGNKKHEIIGKTKAKDLEGKKYKPLFNYYLSTRNASLAMAGRENLYTIQLADFVTIEDGTGVVHIAPAFGEDDMNLGKEKNLPFIQHVKIDGQITDEAKDFVGLEVKPKSNPQSTDKKIIEFLEKKNLVFKTEKFIHSYPFCYRCESPLLNYATSSLFVNIIELKDKMLKYAKKINWVPEHIKEGRFGKWLEGARDWSISRQRFWGSVIPIWVCDKCKEKKVIGSIKELEELSEEKITDLHKHFMDKITFPCEKCAHSTGSGQGGMMRRIPDVLDCWFESGSMPYGQMHYPFENKEKFEENFPAQFIAEGVDQTRAWFYYLHVLASAIKGKEAFKNVIVNGMVLAEDGKKMSKHLNNYPDPMNVFEKHGADAVRYYLATSSVMKADDLCFSEKGVDEVVKKILLILLNVLSFYKMFESEAEASTKSKNVLDKWILSKIESLKKEITEGYNNYDLNEATRPLAGFIDELSTWYLRRSRERFKSDNKKEAVQTLKYVLLELSKIMAPVMPFTAEHIYKEIGGDKESVHLEDWPKVDKKLIDEKLEEKMEQIREICSMALQIRASKGIKVRQPLSELIIPDFKLESELSKLIEEEINVKKIVVDSNRNKDIINIGLRAEITPELKEEGMVRDFVRSVQVLRKKANLTPKDKIRVYYGLSSVASAKEGKEIIEKYAEQIKKQVIAEEIIFSAKRVLTIDKV is encoded by the coding sequence GTTGGGATACCCATGGTCTGCCGATTGAGAACATAGTTGAAGAAGAATTGGAATTAAAACACAAAAAAGATATTGAGGCGATTGGAGTCGATAGATTCAATGAAATAGCGCGAAGCAAGGTTTTAAAATATGTGGGCGAATGGAAAAAGGTAATTGAGAGATTGGGCAGATGGGCGGATATGGAAAATGCTTATCATACTATGGATCCAAGCTTTATGGAGAGCGTATGGTGGGTTTTTAAACAATTATGGGATAAAAAATTGATTTATGAGGGATATAAATCAATGCATATTTGCCCAAGATGCGAAACAACATTATCCCAGCATGAAGTAAGCGATAATTATCAGGACATTGAAGATATTTCAATTATTGCCAAGTTTGAATTAGTAGATGAACCAGGAACTTATATTTTGGCCTGGACAACCACGCCCTGGACTCTACCGGGCAATGTTGCTTTAGCAATTGGCAAGCATATCAATTATGTCGAAGTTAAATCAGATGATGGGAAATACATTTTAGCCGAACAAAATCTCGATGCAATTTTTGGCAATAAAAAACATGAGATAATCGGGAAAACAAAAGCCAAAGATTTGGAGGGTAAAAAATACAAACCATTATTTAATTATTATTTATCCACCCGCAACGCTTCGCTTGCAATGGCGGGTAGGGAAAATCTTTATACGATTCAATTAGCTGATTTTGTGACTATTGAAGATGGCACAGGCGTTGTGCATATCGCGCCTGCATTCGGCGAGGATGATATGAATTTGGGTAAGGAGAAAAATCTGCCGTTTATCCAGCATGTCAAAATAGACGGACAGATTACTGATGAAGCAAAAGATTTTGTTGGTTTGGAAGTTAAGCCGAAATCTAATCCGCAATCAACAGATAAAAAAATAATTGAGTTTTTAGAGAAGAAAAATCTGGTTTTTAAAACAGAGAAATTTATTCATTCCTATCCTTTTTGTTATCGTTGCGAATCCCCGCTTTTAAATTACGCAACTTCTTCTTTATTTGTTAATATTATCGAGCTGAAAGATAAAATGCTGAAATATGCCAAGAAAATAAATTGGGTGCCAGAGCACATTAAAGAGGGGAGATTTGGCAAATGGTTGGAAGGCGCGCGCGATTGGTCAATTTCGCGCCAGCGGTTCTGGGGCTCGGTAATTCCAATTTGGGTTTGTGATAAATGCAAAGAGAAAAAAGTAATCGGTTCAATAAAAGAATTGGAAGAATTAAGCGAAGAAAAAATTACGGATTTGCATAAACACTTTATGGATAAAATTACGTTTCCTTGTGAAAAATGCGCCCATTCGACAGGCTCAGGGCAGGGCGGAATGATGCGAAGGATTCCTGATGTTTTAGATTGTTGGTTTGAATCGGGTTCAATGCCTTATGGACAAATGCATTATCCCTTTGAAAACAAAGAGAAATTCGAGGAAAACTTTCCAGCGCAATTTATTGCCGAGGGCGTGGATCAGACGAGGGCATGGTTTTATTATTTGCACGTTTTAGCGTCTGCGATTAAAGGCAAAGAAGCATTTAAAAATGTGATTGTGAATGGCATGGTTTTGGCTGAAGACGGCAAAAAAATGTCCAAGCATCTGAATAATTATCCTGACCCAATGAATGTTTTTGAAAAACATGGCGCTGATGCAGTGCGTTATTATTTAGCCACTTCTTCGGTAATGAAAGCTGATGATTTGTGTTTTTCGGAAAAGGGAGTTGATGAGGTGGTAAAAAAGATTTTACTGATTTTATTGAATGTTTTGTCGTTTTATAAAATGTTTGAAAGCGAAGCAGAAGCCAGCACAAAAAGCAAGAATGTTTTGGATAAATGGATTCTTTCAAAAATCGAATCTCTGAAAAAAGAAATTACTGAAGGATACAATAATTATGATTTAAATGAAGCCACTCGGCCGCTTGCCGGATTTATTGATGAATTGTCGACCTGGTATTTAAGGCGTTCGCGAGAGAGATTTAAATCTGATAATAAAAAAGAAGCTGTTCAGACCCTGAAATATGTTTTATTGGAATTATCCAAAATAATGGCGCCGGTAATGCCGTTTACAGCAGAGCACATATATAAGGAAATTGGCGGGGACAAAGAGTCGGTTCATCTTGAAGATTGGCCAAAGGTAGATAAAAAATTGATTGACGAAAAGCTTGAAGAAAAAATGGAACAGATTAGAGAAATCTGTAGTATGGCCCTGCAAATACGAGCATCAAAAGGGATAAAAGTACGACAACCACTTTCGGAATTAATTATTCCTGATTTTAAACTAGAAAGTGAACTCTCGAAATTAATTGAAGAAGAAATAAACGTTAAAAAAATTGTTGTAGATTCTAATCGAAATAAAGATATCATAAATATAGGGTTGAGAGCTGAAATTACTCCAGAATTAAAAGAAGAAGGAATGGTTAGGGATTTTGTAAGAAGTGTTCAGGTTTTAAGGAAAAAAGCCAATTTAACGCCGAAAGATAAGATAAGAGTTTATTACGGCTTGTCCTCCGTAGCTTCAGCGAAGGAGGGAAAAGAAATTATAGAAAAATACGCAGAGCAAATCAAAAAGCAAGTCATTGCCGAAGAAATTATATTTTCCGCCAAAAGGGTGTTAACTATTGACAAAGTTTAG